From a single Campylobacter concisus genomic region:
- the ccoS gene encoding cbb3-type cytochrome oxidase assembly protein CcoS — protein MDSATLAMLVFISVLMGAFLLFGVLWGIKNKQFEDYRKFLDGANLDDEDALNEAYELELRKKEALKKRLEASSKDKASSR, from the coding sequence ATGGATAGCGCGACACTTGCGATGCTGGTTTTTATCTCGGTTTTGATGGGGGCATTTTTGCTTTTTGGCGTGCTTTGGGGGATAAAAAATAAACAATTTGAGGACTACCGAAAATTTTTAGACGGAGCAAATTTGGACGATGAAGATGCACTAAATGAAGCTTATGAGCTAGAGCTTCGCAAAAAAGAAGCGCTAAAAAAGAGGCTAGAGGCTAGCAGTAAAGATAAGGCTAGCTCTCGATAG
- the rho gene encoding transcription termination factor Rho, with product MENNQTEQSAAQNTKTTKKHQASRTHIPVDGHKIEELRTLSLDELVQIANSVGVENPREFRRQDLIFEILKTQTKQGGFILFTGILEITNEGYGFLRAVDANLSDSSNDAYVSNSQIRKFALRVGDIITGQVREPKDQEKYYALLKIEAVNYMPLADAKERPLFDNLTPLFPTEKLNLEYDPMKLTGRVLDLFTPIGKGQRGLIVAPPRSGKTELMKELAHGIAKNHPEAQLMVLLVDERPEEVTDMQRCVKGEVFSSTFDLPALNHVRVAELVIEKAKRLVEMGKDVIILLDSITRLARAYNTVTPPSGKVLTGGVDANALHKPKRFFGAARNIEHGGSLTIIATALIDTGSRMDEVIFEEFKGTGNSEIVLDRNISDRRIYPAINVLKSGTRKEELLQKPDELQKIWAIRSAIATMDDVEALKFLYAKMLKTKDNKELLSILNE from the coding sequence ATGGAAAATAACCAAACCGAGCAAAGTGCTGCTCAAAACACAAAAACTACAAAAAAACATCAAGCATCAAGAACACACATACCAGTAGACGGACACAAGATCGAAGAGCTAAGAACGCTTAGTTTAGATGAGCTAGTACAGATCGCAAATAGCGTTGGTGTCGAAAATCCACGAGAATTTCGTAGGCAGGATTTGATATTTGAGATACTAAAAACCCAGACAAAACAAGGCGGCTTTATACTATTTACTGGAATTTTAGAGATCACAAACGAGGGCTACGGCTTTTTAAGAGCTGTTGATGCGAATTTAAGCGACAGTTCAAACGATGCATACGTCTCAAACTCACAGATCCGCAAATTTGCACTTCGCGTGGGCGACATCATCACCGGCCAAGTGAGAGAGCCAAAAGATCAAGAAAAATACTACGCTCTTTTAAAGATCGAAGCGGTAAATTATATGCCTCTAGCAGACGCAAAAGAGAGGCCACTCTTTGACAACCTAACCCCGCTTTTTCCAACTGAAAAGCTAAATTTAGAGTACGATCCAATGAAGCTAACTGGCCGCGTACTTGACCTTTTCACGCCTATCGGTAAAGGTCAGCGTGGTCTAATCGTCGCACCTCCAAGAAGTGGTAAAACCGAGCTTATGAAAGAGTTAGCTCACGGCATCGCTAAAAATCACCCAGAAGCCCAGCTCATGGTGCTTCTAGTCGATGAGAGACCAGAAGAAGTTACCGATATGCAGCGCTGCGTAAAAGGCGAGGTATTTAGCTCGACATTTGATCTACCAGCGCTTAATCACGTCCGCGTAGCAGAGCTTGTCATCGAAAAGGCAAAACGTCTAGTTGAGATGGGCAAAGATGTCATCATCTTGCTTGATAGTATAACCCGTCTAGCACGTGCCTACAACACAGTAACCCCACCAAGCGGTAAGGTACTAACAGGCGGTGTTGATGCAAATGCACTTCATAAGCCAAAACGCTTCTTTGGTGCAGCTAGAAACATCGAACACGGCGGCTCACTAACCATCATTGCAACCGCACTAATCGACACTGGCTCACGCATGGACGAAGTGATATTTGAAGAGTTTAAAGGCACTGGAAACAGCGAGATCGTGCTTGACCGCAACATCTCTGACCGCAGAATTTACCCAGCTATCAACGTACTAAAATCAGGTACCAGAAAAGAAGAACTACTTCAAAAACCTGACGAGCTTCAAAAAATTTGGGCTATCCGCTCTGCGATTGCGACAATGGATGATGTTGAAGCGCTTAAATTCTTATATGCAAAAATGCTAAAAACAAAAGATAACAAAGAGCTTCTCTCTATCCTAAACGAGTAA
- the glnA gene encoding type I glutamate--ammonia ligase, translating to MGKFVQNIDHFFDFCKENEVKFVDFRFTDLGGAWHSISYNIKAVTKENFINGIPMDASSMHGWQPIDKSDMIMKPEATTAFLDPFTSDITVVVFCDIYDIYKGQIYEKCPRSIAKRAMQYVKDSGLGDEAYFGPENEFFVFDNVKIIDSPNCAMYQVDSEEGEWNDATDFKDSYNTGHRPRRKGGYLMTQPIDSMVDLRAEMMQVLEQVGLEVFLGHHEVAQGQGEIGVKFGNLVEAADNVQIYKYVVRMVAHLNGKTVTFMPKPLYGDNGSGMHVHQSVWKDGKNLFYKEGNYANLSDFARHYIGGVLKHARSVAAFTNPSTNSYKRLIPGFEAPSILTYSSQNRSASIRIPYGAGEKSVRAEMRFPDSTANPYLAFSAMLMAGLDGVKNKYEPVGPMDENLFKLHLDEIRERGIEQLPHTLRGSLEALIRDNEYLKPIMSDLFIDTYQHMKFETQVWPYEARPTAYEFKTCFSC from the coding sequence GTGGGAAAATTCGTCCAAAATATAGATCATTTTTTTGATTTTTGTAAAGAAAATGAAGTCAAATTTGTAGATTTTAGATTTACTGATTTAGGTGGTGCTTGGCATAGCATTAGCTACAACATAAAAGCTGTTACGAAAGAAAATTTTATAAATGGCATACCAATGGACGCTAGCTCTATGCATGGCTGGCAACCAATTGATAAGAGCGACATGATAATGAAGCCAGAAGCTACAACTGCATTTTTAGATCCATTTACTTCCGATATTACAGTTGTTGTTTTTTGCGATATTTACGACATTTACAAGGGTCAAATTTATGAAAAATGCCCTCGCTCAATAGCCAAAAGAGCAATGCAGTACGTAAAAGATAGCGGTCTTGGTGACGAGGCGTATTTTGGCCCTGAGAATGAATTTTTTGTCTTTGACAACGTCAAAATCATCGATAGCCCAAACTGCGCGATGTATCAAGTAGATAGCGAGGAAGGTGAATGGAACGATGCTACTGACTTCAAAGATAGCTACAACACAGGTCATCGCCCACGCAGAAAAGGCGGCTATTTGATGACTCAGCCAATCGACAGCATGGTCGATCTAAGAGCCGAGATGATGCAAGTTCTAGAGCAAGTTGGCCTTGAAGTATTTTTGGGTCACCACGAAGTCGCACAAGGACAAGGTGAGATCGGCGTGAAATTTGGCAATCTAGTCGAAGCCGCCGATAATGTCCAAATTTATAAATACGTCGTTCGCATGGTCGCTCACCTAAACGGCAAGACAGTTACATTTATGCCAAAACCGCTTTATGGCGACAACGGCAGCGGCATGCACGTGCATCAATCAGTCTGGAAAGATGGCAAAAATTTATTCTACAAAGAGGGCAACTATGCAAATTTAAGTGACTTTGCAAGGCACTACATCGGCGGCGTTTTAAAACACGCAAGAAGCGTTGCAGCCTTCACAAACCCAAGCACAAACAGCTACAAACGCCTAATCCCAGGCTTTGAAGCGCCATCTATCCTAACTTACTCAAGCCAAAACCGCTCAGCGAGCATCCGCATACCTTACGGAGCTGGCGAGAAGTCAGTTAGGGCTGAGATGAGATTTCCAGATAGCACAGCAAACCCTTATCTAGCCTTCTCAGCGATGCTAATGGCGGGCCTTGACGGCGTTAAAAACAAATACGAGCCAGTTGGTCCGATGGATGAAAATTTATTTAAACTTCACCTAGATGAGATCAGAGAGCGTGGCATCGAGCAGCTACCGCACACACTTCGTGGCAGCCTTGAAGCGCTTATCCGCGATAACGAATATCTAAAACCGATAATGAGCGATCTTTTCATCGACACTTATCAGCATATGAAATTTGAAACTCAGGTTTGGCCTTACGAAGCACGCCCAACCGCTTATGAGTTTAAAACCTGCTTCTCTTGCTAA
- a CDS encoding histidinol-phosphatase, which produces MTVDLHNHTPLCKHAVGEPREYVQNAIKAGIKYFGFSDHAPMNYDEAYRMSFDEMQGYEDKILHLRDEFRGEIEILLGYEMDFLDGFMDERVFARKVDYLIGSVHFFNGWAFDNPEFIGGYEGKDLDQIWQEYFDHVERSAKLGKFDIMGHIDLLKLFKFLPKKDVRILAKNAVNAIKEADLVVEINAAGFRKPIGEQYPSLNLLELIAEKDITITFGSDAHTKEDIGKNGEICEQIARDLGYSKCAIFKNRDRELVKF; this is translated from the coding sequence ATGACCGTCGATCTTCACAACCACACGCCACTTTGCAAGCACGCAGTTGGAGAGCCAAGAGAGTATGTACAAAATGCAATAAAAGCTGGCATAAAATACTTTGGCTTTAGCGATCACGCACCGATGAACTACGATGAAGCTTACAGAATGAGCTTTGATGAAATGCAAGGCTATGAAGACAAAATTTTACATTTAAGAGATGAATTTAGAGGTGAAATAGAAATTTTGCTTGGCTATGAGATGGATTTTTTAGATGGATTTATGGATGAGCGAGTTTTTGCTAGAAAGGTTGATTATCTAATAGGTTCTGTGCATTTTTTTAATGGCTGGGCATTTGACAATCCAGAATTTATCGGTGGCTACGAGGGCAAAGACTTGGATCAAATTTGGCAAGAGTATTTTGATCATGTAGAAAGATCGGCCAAGCTTGGCAAATTTGACATTATGGGGCATATTGATCTTTTAAAACTTTTTAAATTTTTGCCAAAAAAGGATGTTAGGATTTTAGCTAAAAATGCAGTAAATGCGATAAAAGAAGCAGATTTAGTTGTTGAGATAAATGCTGCTGGCTTTAGAAAGCCTATCGGCGAGCAATATCCAAGCCTGAATTTACTTGAACTAATAGCCGAAAAAGATATAACAATCACCTTTGGCTCAGATGCTCACACAAAAGAAGATATCGGTAAAAATGGCGAAATTTGCGAACAAATAGCCAGAGATTTAGGTTATTCAAAATGTGCTATTTTTAAAAACAGAGATAGAGAATTAGTAAAATTTTAG
- a CDS encoding GNAT family N-acetyltransferase has translation MKFQIRKATIDDIDVICELVRELASYENLSDQVTFTNEIFADSIFNKKHAKALICESEGRAIGYAIYFYTFSTFLGLGGIYLEDIYVKKEFRNQGIGKAFFKFLAQICKDENLKRLEWCCLNWNEPSIKFYESMGAKNQSLEWRNYRLDGENLEKLLNL, from the coding sequence ATGAAATTTCAAATAAGAAAAGCGACTATTGACGATATTGACGTGATATGCGAGCTTGTAAGAGAGCTAGCAAGCTATGAGAATTTAAGCGATCAAGTCACTTTTACAAATGAAATTTTTGCAGACTCCATCTTTAATAAAAAACACGCAAAAGCCCTTATCTGCGAGAGTGAGGGCAGGGCTATTGGCTATGCTATCTATTTTTATACATTTTCTACATTTTTGGGGCTTGGTGGGATCTATCTTGAGGACATTTACGTCAAAAAAGAGTTTAGAAATCAAGGTATCGGCAAGGCATTTTTTAAATTTTTAGCTCAAATTTGCAAGGATGAAAATTTAAAAAGGCTTGAGTGGTGCTGCCTAAACTGGAATGAGCCAAGTATTAAATTTTATGAAAGTATGGGTGCTAAAAATCAATCACTTGAGTGGAGAAACTACCGCTTGGACGGCGAAAATTTAGAAAAACTTTTAAATTTATAG
- a CDS encoding transcriptional regulator: protein MAKMTKRDMAYHLDVDVATLYNWRKHKPNLYRIVMLGFKFDELIEQSKKTCNELCEYENLINQDIEKFSK, encoded by the coding sequence GTGGCTAAGATGACAAAACGTGATATGGCTTATCATTTAGACGTTGATGTCGCAACGCTTTACAACTGGCGAAAACACAAGCCCAACCTTTATCGTATTGTGATGCTTGGATTTAAATTTGATGAGCTTATAGAGCAGAGCAAAAAGACTTGTAATGAGCTTTGCGAATATGAAAATTTGATCAATCAAGACATAGAAAAATTTAGTAAATAA
- a CDS encoding outer membrane beta-barrel protein, with product MKNVVLKVALDLSLANAAALAQGAFIGIEGDCSFNSKLTAKSDNGKSKVKKARPGIGLKAGYNFDSFKVYGAYIYDFQAKKSLGDEGGTVIKWSTHKFLVGADYTPELTKDIKLVFGGYTGYSKLKMDVFDTHDGSEKANTNGWMLGARIGVEYSINENNAVEFGLKANRTKCCSIAKYDNAKIKETNVGIYMGYTYKF from the coding sequence ATGAAAAATGTAGTCTTAAAAGTTGCTTTAGACTTAAGCCTAGCTAATGCCGCTGCTTTAGCACAAGGAGCGTTTATTGGAATCGAAGGAGATTGCTCTTTTAATTCAAAATTAACAGCAAAAAGCGACAATGGTAAATCAAAAGTCAAAAAGGCTCGACCAGGTATCGGACTAAAAGCTGGCTATAATTTTGATAGTTTTAAAGTATATGGAGCTTACATTTACGACTTTCAAGCAAAGAAATCACTTGGCGATGAAGGTGGTACAGTAATAAAATGGAGTACACACAAATTTCTAGTAGGCGCAGACTATACACCAGAATTGACAAAAGACATAAAGCTAGTTTTTGGTGGATACACTGGCTACTCAAAGCTTAAAATGGATGTATTTGACACTCATGATGGCTCGGAAAAAGCTAATACAAATGGCTGGATGCTAGGTGCAAGAATTGGTGTTGAATACTCTATCAACGAAAACAATGCAGTTGAATTTGGTTTAAAAGCCAATAGAACAAAATGTTGCTCTATAGCAAAATATGATAATGCAAAAATAAAAGAGACAAACGTTGGTATTTACATGGGATATACATATAAATTTTAA
- a CDS encoding heavy metal translocating P-type ATPase — MPQSRCAHCRLKFDESVMISNEGGLKFCCVGCKGVYEILNENGLSEFYERLGKNTLTPASNGANIKNLAANFSELVTKEGDFSQISFLIDGITCSACIWLLEKALFNLPGVLEVNINSLNQKAVIVFDEQELLVEQIIEKIYAVGYVPKPYATSQKEDELAKKRRNFYTKALVGIFATMNIMWLAIAQYSGYFSGIRGDIKDILSFAQFVLATPVLFYTGSEFFKGAKIAIKNASPNMDLLVITGASITYIYSIFAMFTRSGESYFDSVAMIITFVFIGKFLEILGKKKALETSNFLNDMLLTKVCVLEDGKDILKEPRDVNLGEKIMLRSGERALLDGVVLSGEASVDSSSLTGESLPVTLGVGQEVKSGVICQNGQIIYEAKEIFKNSYLNQLINLLQNAELKKPNIELVVNKIVSKFSLSVLTLAFFTFWFWYFKYGFSEAIVTAVSVIVIACPCALALATPVSSVCALGVAFKNRVLFKEAKFFESLAKCDVAVFDKTGTLTKAEFEVSDFFIKESISLDEIYSLALISNHQISVAVAKFLKQKGARKIELKNINLSVAKGVEAEISGKKFYAGSKRFLVENGISFDETEENVSFFVGLNGELVAKFYLKDSVKPEAKTLIDELKSAGMKVCILSGDVQKVVKNVADELGVSEFRAEMLPETKAKFISELKEQSKKVLMVGDGINDAAALSLAHVAICMGSGAAISLEKSDVVLLDDSLKSLAKAIKISKFTYKTIKQNLLFCLLYNVLAVPFAVCGYVIPLFAALFMSLSSLSVILNSLYIVRKFKEK; from the coding sequence ATGCCACAAAGTAGATGTGCTCATTGTAGATTAAAATTTGATGAAAGCGTGATGATCTCAAATGAAGGCGGACTTAAATTTTGCTGTGTTGGTTGCAAAGGCGTTTATGAAATTTTAAATGAAAATGGGCTTAGCGAGTTTTATGAACGTCTTGGTAAAAATACACTTACACCGGCAAGCAACGGTGCAAATATCAAAAATTTAGCAGCAAATTTTAGCGAGCTTGTGACAAAAGAGGGCGACTTTAGTCAAATTTCATTTTTAATCGATGGCATCACTTGCTCAGCTTGCATCTGGCTACTTGAAAAGGCACTTTTTAACTTGCCTGGCGTCTTGGAGGTAAATATCAACTCGCTTAATCAAAAAGCGGTCATTGTTTTTGATGAGCAGGAGCTTTTGGTAGAGCAAATAATTGAAAAAATTTATGCCGTTGGCTACGTTCCAAAGCCTTATGCTACGAGTCAAAAAGAGGACGAGCTAGCCAAGAAAAGAAGAAATTTTTACACAAAAGCGCTAGTTGGTATCTTTGCTACGATGAATATTATGTGGCTAGCCATTGCTCAGTATAGTGGGTATTTTAGTGGCATAAGAGGCGACATAAAAGATATTTTAAGCTTTGCGCAGTTTGTATTAGCGACGCCTGTACTTTTTTATACTGGTAGCGAGTTTTTTAAAGGGGCGAAGATAGCCATAAAAAACGCTTCACCAAATATGGATTTGCTCGTTATCACCGGAGCTAGCATAACCTATATCTACTCCATTTTTGCGATGTTTACGAGGAGTGGCGAGAGCTATTTTGACTCGGTTGCGATGATCATTACCTTTGTTTTTATCGGTAAATTTTTAGAAATTTTGGGTAAGAAAAAGGCGCTTGAGACTTCAAATTTCTTAAATGATATGCTGCTTACAAAGGTGTGCGTTTTAGAAGATGGTAAGGATATTTTAAAAGAGCCAAGAGATGTAAATTTGGGCGAAAAGATCATGCTTAGATCAGGTGAGAGGGCGCTACTTGATGGAGTGGTGCTTAGTGGCGAGGCAAGCGTGGATAGCTCAAGTCTAACGGGAGAGAGCCTGCCTGTGACCTTGGGAGTGGGGCAAGAGGTTAAAAGTGGTGTCATTTGTCAAAATGGACAAATCATCTACGAAGCAAAGGAAATTTTTAAAAATTCTTATCTAAATCAGCTTATAAATTTACTCCAAAATGCAGAGCTAAAAAAGCCAAATATCGAGCTAGTAGTCAATAAAATCGTTTCTAAATTTTCTCTTAGCGTGCTGACTTTGGCATTTTTTACATTTTGGTTTTGGTACTTTAAATATGGCTTTTCAGAGGCTATTGTCACGGCTGTTAGCGTCATCGTGATCGCTTGCCCTTGTGCGCTTGCGCTTGCCACGCCAGTTAGTAGTGTCTGTGCCCTTGGTGTGGCCTTTAAAAATAGAGTACTTTTTAAAGAGGCTAAATTTTTTGAAAGCCTTGCAAAGTGCGATGTAGCGGTATTTGACAAGACTGGCACGCTCACAAAGGCAGAATTTGAAGTTAGTGATTTTTTCATAAAAGAGAGCATAAGTTTAGATGAAATTTATTCGCTAGCTCTTATATCAAATCATCAAATAAGCGTGGCAGTGGCTAAATTTCTAAAGCAAAAAGGCGCAAGGAAAATAGAGCTTAAAAATATAAATTTAAGCGTGGCAAAGGGTGTTGAGGCTGAAATTTCAGGTAAAAAATTTTATGCAGGAAGCAAGCGATTTTTAGTTGAAAATGGTATTAGCTTTGATGAAACTGAAGAAAATGTGAGCTTTTTTGTGGGGCTTAATGGTGAGTTAGTGGCGAAATTTTATCTAAAAGATAGTGTAAAGCCCGAGGCAAAGACCTTGATAGACGAGCTAAAGAGCGCTGGCATGAAAGTGTGTATCTTAAGTGGCGACGTGCAAAAAGTGGTAAAAAATGTGGCAGATGAGCTTGGCGTGAGTGAGTTTAGAGCAGAGATGTTGCCTGAAACGAAAGCTAAATTTATAAGCGAACTAAAAGAGCAGAGCAAAAAGGTTCTAATGGTAGGGGACGGCATAAACGACGCAGCAGCGCTTAGCCTTGCTCATGTTGCTATTTGTATGGGAAGCGGGGCGGCAATAAGCCTAGAAAAAAGCGATGTAGTGTTACTTGATGATAGTTTAAAAAGTCTAGCAAAGGCCATAAAAATCTCAAAATTTACTTACAAAACGATAAAGCAAAATTTGCTCTTTTGTCTTCTTTATAATGTTCTTGCTGTGCCATTTGCTGTGTGTGGCTATGTCATTCCGCTATTTGCTGCACTTTTTATGTCGCTTAGCTCGCTAAGTGTTATATTAAACTCGCTTTATATTGTTAGAAAATTTAAGGAAAAATAA
- a CDS encoding chemotaxis protein gives MTQEELDALMAGGLDDAKEDAGQEVADVKEETDEVTEVAEAIDTKDEPQSKSESNSKNAENYRVSADGVWPPPPPTEDHKMVHQLDDVTRDSEEKATQMFDKLETINNFFMDAESDSNSLKGTINSNIELFTTLSEKFPNIAAFSEALEKNNSLLGTIDNIIGNLQMGQDEIMMAMDMMQYQDIHRQKIERVINVMRALSKYMNTLFEGKIDDDKRVSSAVHIAGDTTTENLVSNDDIEALIESLGKK, from the coding sequence ATGACTCAAGAGGAACTTGACGCACTTATGGCAGGTGGGCTAGATGATGCTAAAGAAGATGCTGGCCAAGAGGTTGCGGACGTCAAAGAGGAAACAGACGAGGTAACAGAAGTTGCAGAAGCAATTGATACTAAAGATGAGCCACAGTCAAAATCAGAAAGTAATTCAAAGAATGCAGAAAATTATAGAGTGAGTGCAGATGGCGTTTGGCCACCACCACCACCAACGGAAGATCACAAAATGGTTCATCAGCTTGACGATGTAACAAGAGATAGCGAAGAAAAAGCTACTCAGATGTTTGATAAGCTTGAGACGATAAATAACTTTTTTATGGACGCTGAGAGCGACTCAAATAGCCTAAAAGGCACAATAAACTCAAATATTGAGCTATTTACGACGCTAAGTGAGAAATTTCCAAATATTGCTGCATTTAGCGAGGCTTTGGAGAAAAATAACTCACTTCTTGGCACGATCGATAATATCATCGGAAATTTACAAATGGGACAAGATGAGATCATGATGGCTATGGATATGATGCAGTATCAAGACATCCATAGACAAAAGATCGAGCGTGTTATTAACGTTATGAGGGCACTTAGCAAATATATGAATACCTTGTTTGAAGGTAAAATTGACGATGATAAGCGTGTTAGCTCCGCTGTTCACATCGCTGGTGATACAACGACTGAAAATCTTGTGAGCAACGACGATATCGAAGCCTTGATAGAAAGTTTGGGTAAAAAATAG
- a CDS encoding DNA polymerase III subunit gamma/tau, with product MQALALKYRPKNFDELIGQEAVSKSLIHALDEGRISHAYLFSGLRGSGKTSSARIFSKALVCEKGPTSKPCEVCPQCIMANESRHMDIIEMDAASHRKIDDIRELIEQTKYAPAMARYKIFIIDEVHMLTKEAFNALLKTLEEPPSYVKFILATTDPLKLPTTVLSRTQHFRFKQISRYSIIKHLEFILSKEGISYEKEALEILARSGGGSLRDTLTLLDQAIIYGANNVTANGVASMLGLLDPEKIEEIITHVLNHDKNAIRVLVSELESYDPEMIIDEILANLKQKFIENDSKISLLVYERFFRILAQAKGMLNVSSDNGFVLMLMLFMMIEALNLQDIDDAINEVISKNSENSTQITEVITQKSQVAPAKMQGPYELFLTKIYDRNYDLGEFFKEFVEFSFFNNNELGLIVNAKDENLEYFKKNWKILNEILRTLFGQNAKIVNAKSDEQKAQTKMPKASLENNEKSELDELDEEISRLNANNIETKNEPKTEIKSELQNEKNNFSLMLNKEPKTPEELQRQREQGVLKEANRLFGEPTIES from the coding sequence TTGCAAGCACTAGCTTTAAAATATCGCCCTAAAAATTTTGACGAGCTCATAGGTCAAGAAGCAGTTAGCAAAAGCCTAATACACGCACTTGACGAGGGTCGCATAAGCCACGCATATCTATTTTCTGGGCTTAGAGGAAGTGGTAAAACTTCAAGTGCTAGGATATTTTCAAAAGCTTTAGTGTGCGAAAAAGGACCTACTTCAAAACCATGTGAAGTATGCCCACAATGCATAATGGCAAATGAGTCAAGACATATGGACATCATCGAAATGGACGCTGCTAGCCACAGAAAGATAGATGACATAAGAGAGCTAATAGAGCAAACAAAATATGCTCCAGCAATGGCAAGATACAAAATTTTTATAATCGATGAAGTCCACATGCTAACCAAAGAGGCATTTAATGCTCTTTTAAAAACGCTTGAAGAGCCGCCAAGCTATGTAAAATTTATCCTAGCGACGACTGATCCATTAAAACTCCCAACAACGGTACTTTCAAGAACGCAGCATTTTAGGTTTAAGCAAATAAGCAGATACAGCATCATTAAACATCTTGAGTTTATTTTAAGCAAAGAAGGCATTAGCTACGAAAAAGAGGCGCTTGAAATTTTAGCAAGAAGTGGCGGAGGATCGCTAAGAGATACTTTGACACTTCTTGATCAAGCTATCATTTACGGGGCAAATAATGTCACGGCAAATGGCGTAGCATCGATGTTAGGACTTCTTGATCCAGAAAAGATCGAAGAGATAATAACTCATGTTTTAAATCATGATAAAAATGCTATCAGAGTGCTTGTAAGCGAACTTGAAAGCTACGATCCAGAGATGATAATAGATGAAATTTTGGCAAATTTAAAGCAAAAATTTATAGAAAACGACTCAAAAATTTCACTACTTGTTTATGAGAGATTTTTTAGGATTTTGGCACAAGCTAAAGGTATGTTAAACGTAAGTAGCGACAATGGCTTTGTACTAATGCTAATGCTTTTTATGATGATAGAAGCGCTAAATTTACAAGATATCGATGACGCTATAAATGAAGTGATCTCAAAAAATAGCGAAAATTCCACTCAAATCACAGAAGTCATCACTCAAAAAAGCCAAGTAGCTCCTGCTAAAATGCAAGGTCCATACGAACTCTTCTTAACAAAAATTTATGATAGAAATTACGATCTTGGCGAGTTTTTTAAAGAATTTGTAGAATTTAGCTTCTTTAATAACAATGAGCTTGGACTGATAGTAAATGCAAAAGATGAAAATCTTGAATATTTTAAGAAAAATTGGAAAATTTTAAACGAGATATTGCGTACGCTTTTTGGACAAAATGCGAAGATAGTAAATGCAAAGAGTGATGAGCAAAAAGCACAAACTAAGATGCCTAAAGCCTCTTTAGAAAATAATGAAAAAAGCGAATTAGACGAGCTTGATGAGGAAATTTCAAGACTAAATGCAAATAACATTGAAACTAAAAATGAGCCAAAAACTGAGATAAAAAGCGAGCTACAAAACGAGAAAAATAACTTTTCTTTGATGCTAAATAAAGAGCCAAAAACACCAGAAGAGCTTCAAAGGCAAAGAGAACAAGGGGTTCTAAAAGAGGCAAATAGACTCTTTGGCGAGCCAACTATCGAGAGCTAG
- a CDS encoding LysE family transporter — MLLIGSISTKFGDENIIFGIGASLASLFFFFSLGYGARVLALVFAKEFSWKILEIFVGIIMLLVAFSLLFTKV, encoded by the coding sequence ATGCTTTTAATAGGATCTATTTCAACAAAATTTGGAGATGAAAATATAATTTTTGGCATCGGTGCTAGTCTTGCATCGCTATTTTTCTTCTTTTCTTTAGGATATGGAGCAAGAGTTCTCGCTCTAGTTTTTGCAAAAGAATTTTCATGGAAAATTTTAGAAATTTTTGTTGGGATTATTATGCTTCTAGTCGCTTTTAGTTTACTTTTTACTAAAGTATAG
- a CDS encoding LysE/ArgO family amino acid transporter, producing MSAFWSGFFTSLSLILAIGAQNAFVLKQGIKKEHVFAVCLICALGDALLIFAGVFGFAKVLQKFEFFKQVAIYGGFIFLFVYSLKSLYGAFKNPKSLLPSAQHESKFSKIVLLTLAFTWLNPHTSILIRCF from the coding sequence ATGTCTGCATTTTGGAGTGGATTTTTTACAAGTTTATCTTTAATATTGGCTATCGGCGCGCAAAATGCATTTGTTTTGAAGCAGGGTATAAAAAAGGAACATGTTTTCGCAGTTTGCTTAATATGCGCACTTGGTGATGCCTTGCTTATATTTGCTGGAGTTTTTGGTTTTGCAAAAGTGCTACAAAAATTTGAGTTTTTTAAACAGGTTGCCATATATGGTGGCTTTATCTTTTTATTTGTCTATAGTCTAAAGAGTTTGTATGGTGCATTTAAAAATCCCAAAAGCCTTCTTCCTAGTGCGCAACACGAGTCAAAATTTAGCAAAATAGTGCTTTTGACGCTTGCTTTTACTTGGCTAAATCCTCACACATCTATCTTGATACGATGCTTTTAA